The window TATTCGCCGCAGATGCGTATTCTGGTATCGTAGCTGAGTGGCAGCTGGTACGGGTTGGCAGTTGGTGGTTCCTGGTTTGGCAGACCATAGGGAATATGCATTGTCCGCAGAAGTTGCCAGTGGTTAACCTCTGTGCCAAACCAACTTGCGAGTTGCTCTCTGATCTGGTTTTCGAGTTCTGGTGAAGTTTCATTTCTCAGGCTGACCACTGCAACCAGAGTTTCGTTGTTGGGGGCATAGTCCGGTGCAATGAGACTGGGGAAGGCGAGGTTGTTGACCGGGCCCTGGCCCTCACCGTTCAGTATGAGAAAAGGGATTTTGGAAGGCGGGCGCCATTCTCCTGCGTTAAAGTACAGGCAGGTTTCGCCAAGGGGCGAACGAGCCTGAGGCGCTGGTTCTGCTGGTTCAGAAACGGTTTTGAGTAACTCTTTGACCATTGGCAAAGGAGTCGCCAGTACGATCATTCTTGCGTGCAGGGTTGTGCCGTATTGCAAGGTGACCGATCCATTCGTGATACTTGTCACCCGACTGACGTAGCGGATGTTTTCCTGGGGCAGCTCAGCTGCCAACTGGGCGGCTATCTGGCCCATTCCTTTGGCGGGAACCGCCACATCGCCTGCTGCGAACATACGCATGATATATTTCAACACCCGGCTGGAGGCCCGGATTTCCGGATCGAGGCATGCGCCTGCAAAAAAAGGTTGGAAAAACTGTTGGATGAATTGGTGTGAGAACCCCCATTGCTCAAGAAAATCGATGGTGGGTTGCTCCTCTTCCTGAAAAATATCCGGCAGTGTGACCCCGCGAACAGCAATGGCCAGTTTAAGTACCAGATATCTGTCTCTGACGCTGCCGATTGGGGAAGTTGCTGTGGCCAGCAACTGGCTCGGATGACGGCGTGGATCGGCGATGGTATGAAACCTGTCGTTGGCCCTGATTACTATCCCGGACGGATAGGAGCGGAGATCGAGTCGCTGGTAGTCAAGGGTCTTTTGCGCTTCCGGGTAAGCGGTTTGCAACACCTGGAAACCGCGGTCCAGTAGAAACCCCTGCTCCCTGTCAGTGCGAACCCTGCCGCCGGGTTGTTCTTCAGCTTCAAGTAAAATAAATGATTTTTTCCTCCGGTGTACGGCCCTGGCACAGGCGAGTCCTGCCAGGCCTGCGCCTACGATGATAACGTCGTACTCCATCTATGCGATCCTCTCTGCTGGTTCTGTATTCTCCGAACAATTCGATTTCAGTGATGTGATAGTGTTGGTTTGGTCTTCAGGCCGGAGATCCAGCGCTCTGGAAATCCCTCCATACCTTTTGCTGCTCCAAGGAATGCTCCGAGTACCGTTCCTCTCCCCACATTATCTCCACCAGCCATGGTGTTGGCAATAAGTCCCTGTTCTGGATCTTCACTATATTTTAGCGCCAGATAAATCGTTGCCGGCAGGGACTGATCCATATAGCAGGCGGAGGAGAAGTGACGTCTGATTACGGTATCATCAGGAAAATCGAGTAAATGTTTGTAATTATGACGGGCGATACCTGAAGCCGATTTACTGCAGGAGCGATGAATCGCCTCGGGCAACGGCTCGCCCTTCAGGGTACTGATGAGAATGTTTGCAGTAATTTCGGCACCGGTCTCCATAATCGAGCCACGATGGGTAAGTTTGAGATGATCGAGGGCGGCAGGGCAGGCTCTTTCAGGTTCGTCGGCATAGTGGAGTAGAACAGGCAGCATCTGCGACAGGCCGCCAATATGGTGTTCGTCGGTTCTGCCGCAGGCAAGAGGGTGGACACCATGCCCATAGTTGATAAAGAAGTGACGGAGGTACTCCTCAACATAGGTATCATTATGCGTGCCTGGAGTGATAAGGAAATCAATCAGCCGATTCAGCCATTTTTCAGCGGAATATTCAGGTTCCTGCTGTAGAAAATCAAACAACTCGTGTGCTAATTTCAGGTTCAGGGTGTTTTCTCCAGCATCTAAAAACTGGTGGTAATGAATGCCGCGCCGACCCCAATATTGTGCCTGGTCATGGAGAATATCCGCTTTGGAATTCGGGGGAGTGTATGAAGATCTCCAGAGGATAGAATCCGGATGCGGATTTTTAGGTGCGAGATAGTCATGAACCTGACCATAATCCCTACAGAGGGCCTCGGTGTCATAATACCAGTGCACCGGCATGGCCAGGGCATCACCAATGAACATGCCATAGATGGCACCATCTAGCCTGTCATGAAAAGAGAGCTGTCTCTTCATAATAAAGTTCCTTTTGTACGCTCTGTCTTTCCCCGTCCAGTGCTCCGCATTGAGGCGCTGACTAAAAGAAAACGGGTAGTCGCAGAAAGGCCTGAATAGTGAAAGCGTTGACAATATCGATGAAAAACGCTCCGACGAGTGGAACTATGAGTAAAGCCCGCACCGACGGCCCGTGTTTTTTTGCGACTGCATCCATGTTCGCTATGGCAACAGGAGTTGCCCCGAGGCCCATGCCAAAAAAACCACCGACAATCATTGCCGCATCGTAATCGCTGCCCATCATCCTGAAGACAATGAAAAAGCCAAATAACATGGCGAACATCGCCTGAAAAATCATAGTGGTGAAGAGGAGGATGAATGAATCCGCCAGAGAAAGCAGATCCATACTCATCAGGCTCATGGCAAGAAAGAGTTGTAGGCATACTCCGCCGATGAGGTCGATTCCCTCATGGTTCAGGTCGATTTTAGTGGTATCGGCGAGGTTGGTCAGGAGCACTCCCACCATCATCGCAGTGAGAAAACCCGGCAGGCGGATATTGTATTCGAAGAGATAGCGGTTTACGGCATCACCGACACCCAGGCAGAGGGCCAGGCAGAAAATGGTGAAGATAATGTCGTCGATGGTTACCCTGTGGTGCGGTTTGCCGGTTTCGTCGGTTTGAATGGCAGCAGCCTCTTCAAGATCGGCCTGGCTCGGTTGAAGGTTATGTCTCAGGATGAGCAGACCGGCAAGTGGGCCGCCGAACAGTCCTCCTAGAATCAACCCAAAGGTGGCGCAGGCGATGCCGAATTCGGAGACTCCCCGTACACCGGTGCTCGCCATGATGTCGCCCCAGGCTACAGCTGTCCCGTGGCCACCGGCAAGAGCTATTGAGCCCCCGAAAAGGCCGAACACCGGATTATATCCCAGGCTTTTTGCCACCACCACCCCGATTCCATTCTGGAAAACAAGGAATATGCCGCAGGAGATGGTAAGGATCAGTAAAGCGAGACCGCCCCGCAGCAGGAATTTCAGTTTGGCGTTGAGGCCGATGGTAGAAAAGAAGATGAGCAGCAGCAGGTTTCGCAGATCGAGATTGAAATCAAGCTCTACCACTTCATAAAGGGCTAAGATGGTGATAATGACACTGCAGATAATGCCGCCAGTGACAGATTCGGGGATGTTGTTTCGACGAAGAAATGGGAAGTGTTTGGTGAGAAATGTGCCAACATAGAGCACCAGAATCGCAAGAATCAGGATTTGTCGACCAGCAATCTCGTAGGTTGGCATGGCTCTTATCTGAGGTACATGTTAGCTGTAACGGTGATTGTTCAGGTATTGCATTCGCACATCCTCTACCCTAATGCAGAATTTCCGGAGGTGCAGGGGGGGATTAACTCTTGCGCGGTGTTTGGGTTATCAGGATTGTATCACAACCTGAAACTGATCAGAACGAAATCTGGGCAAGATGACCGGCTACTGGTGGGGATATTTGTCAGGCATGGTGGGCTGGCAACAAAAAACCCCGGATACCTCTTGGCATCCGGGGATTTGTTTATGTAAACTGGCCAGTGACTACCAACTGTCACCAAGGACCAGGCTGGTATCCATGCATTGATTTTTTTGTTCTTCACTCAAACCGGCTTTGGGGTCAAATTTTTCCAGATCCTTGTGGTAGCAGGCATACTCCTTACCATCAACGTCCTGGATCCACTTCATGCTCTGGTACTCTCTTGAAATTATTTCGCCTCTCATGCTCATAACGTCCTCCTTAAGTCAGACGGGGTGGTTTAGATTATCGTCGATCATTTCTTACCGACTTACTTAAACTCATTATCTTCGATTGCGGATAGGGTAGGTTTCAACAGGAACTTAATGTTGCCGATGTTGTCTACCTCGTTCCATGCTTGACAAATTAATTATGGCAAACAGGAAAACAATGGGTACAAGAAGGCAGGACAATGATAGCTAAACCTATCATTGTCCTGCCTTCTTAACTGAGGGAATGGGCGATGGCAAGATTTGAGAATTACTTTACTTCTTTATCAAATTCATGAAAGAAAGTATCAAGGCGGTCATAGAGTTGGTAGAGACTCGACAGGACGATGTGTTCATTTTCCGTGTGCTGTGAGGTATTCCCTTCCGCGCCCACTATCACGCCGGGGATGCCGCGTTGTGATAGATAGCGCGCATCTGAGGCACCATGTTCGAAGCCGACAATGGCGTTGTCGAAGTTGCGTACCAGGAGATCTATATTGGAAGAAGGACCTGTGGCAAACACTGGTTCTTTGGCGAGTATTTCAACCTTGGATTTGATAGATCTTTCTATGCTGGCAAGAATGGCATCCGGGTCATCATGTTCTGTGTAACGTATGTCGAGAAGCGCTTCGGCCCGGTCCGGCACCACATTGATGGAGCCGTTACCCACAGTGAGATTGGACAACACCATGGTTTTATACCAGTGATCGCTGGGCTCGTCCTTGGCCTGTTCGAAAAAGATAGTTTGTAATTCCCTGTAATCCTGTACCAGATTGTCAAAGGCGTTCTCTCCAAGCCATGGCCGTGCTCCGTGTGAGGCTTTACCCGTTGCGGTTATTTTGAGCTGGAGTATACCCTTTTCTTTGTCGACGATAAGTTCCGGGCCACCGCCGTCGATAGCAATGCAGAAATCTGTGCTGATACTGTCTATGAGTGCGCCAACGCCATTGGCGCCGCCGGTTTCCTCATCACCAGAGAGCAAAAGACCAAATTGCATATCCTGTTGGTTGCCGCCCCCGCTTTTGATCACATTCAAATGTTCTCTGAAGAGTATCAGGGAGAGGGCTACGGCATATTTGTCATCAATTGAGCCCCTGCCAAAAAGGCAGCCATTTTCTATCCATGGTTCAAACAGTTCTGTGTTTTTCACCTCCACAACATCAAAGTGGCTCATCACCAACAGCGGCGCATTCCCTGGTTGAGGCAAAACAGATATGGAAGGCACATCATTGATGCTGTGTCGATCAAAGTCGATATTGTTGGCCTTCAACCACTGGGAGATGAAATCTGCACACTGATGAATGTCATCTCTTCGTGAGGAGGTGGAAGGAATCCTGATAAGCTTTTTGGTAAGTTCAATCAATTCAAGATGGATCTGGTTTTCCGGCAGGGTTTTCACGCTATCTAACCTTTGCTGTTTCATGCAGCTGAAAATATGGGAAATCACATAAAGCAGAGGTGTCACCATCTGCCTGGTAGATGATATCATTAAAAGGTGAAGAGCGAAGTAGTAATCAAAATCGTATGGGAATTCAAAGATAATTGGCCGGTAACAGTATTTTCCAATACCTGAATATCACAGGAATGGCCATGAAAGCAGGGAGGTAGTAGAGTAGTCATTTTCTTGATATCATATTCCTTATACGCTAAAACAGATAGTTAACTGTTGGTTGCAGGGCAGGGTTGAGGGAAGGGTATAGCAGAGAACATCAAGCTTTTCAGAGGTCGTCTGAATATTATGCGCACCAGAATAAAATGGCTGATACTTCTTGTTTTGCTTACGCTTGTGGCTGGTGGAATCTGGTACAAGACACGGCCCAAGCCTATTGAGATACTGGTCGCGCCGGTTGAGCGCGGATTGGTCGCAAAGACTGTGGCTAACACAAGGGCCGGTACGGTCAAGGCGTGCCGCAGGGCGAAACTATCGCCTTCCATTGGGGGGCAGATCGCTTTGCTACCCATCAGGGAAGGAGATCAGGTCAAGGCCGGTGAACTCCTGCTGGAGATTTGGAATGAAGATCTCAAGGCACAACTGGCCCTCGCCGGCCGCGAGGTGGAGGTTGCTCAGGCCAATGCCAATGCTACCTGTTTCTCAGCAGGCGAAGCGAGAAGACAGGCCAACAGGGAAGAGCAGCTCTTCAGCAGAAAGGTTGGTTCTGAAGAAGAAGCCGACCGGGCGGTAACACTCGCCAAATCACTTGAGGCCCAGTGTAACGCAGCCAAAGCAACTGTGCTTCGCAGCAAGGCCAGTGTTGAAGTCGCCAGGGTCAACCTTTCCCGTACCCGCCTCATAGCCCCATTTGGCGGGGTTGTTGCCCAGATCGAGGGTGAGCTGAATGAATACGTCACGCCATCTCCGGTGGGGGTGCAGACGCCACCGGCCGTGGACCTGATAGAAAACGACTGTTATTTTGTTTCGGCTCCTATTGATGAGGTTGATGCGGCTGGCGTGCGGGTTGGTATGGAGGTGCGTATCGGCCTGGATGCTTTTCGGGGCAGGAGTTTTGCCGGTAAAGTGCGGCGCATATCTCCTTATGTGCTTGACCTGGAAAAACAGGCGAGAACCGTGGAGATAGAAGCAGCTTTTCTGAAGGAAAGTGATTTTGACGATTTGCTGGCCGGTTATAGTGCCGATGTGGAGATTATTCTTGCCATCAGTGACAATACCCTGAAAATCCCCACCGAGGCCGTGATTGAGACCAATGGCGACAGGAAAGTTTTTGTATACCAGCCTGCCGGGGACATTGTGAATGAGAGGGTGGTCACCACAGGGCTTGCCAACTGGGCCCAGACAGAAGTGACTTCCGGCCTTGGCGAGGATGAGTTCATCGTCGTCAATATAGACAAACCAGGGTTGCAGGATGGTGTGTCGGTTACGGTGGTGAAAAAGTGATGGGGGTGACCGGGCCATGATTCAGCTTGAAAACATCAGCAAGGTGTTCACCGTGGGGGATGAAAAGGTGCACGCTCTGCGTAATGTGGACCTGACCATCGAAACTGGCGAGTATGTGGCGATAATGGGGCCGTCCGGTTCTGGTAAATCAACCATGCTCAATATGATCGGCCTGCTGGACCGGCCCGACAGTGGTGTATACAGCCTGGAAGGCCAGGATATGACGGCCCTGGATGACAGCCGGCAGGCGGAATTGCGACGGCATAAGATCGGTTTTATTTTCCAGTTTTTCCATCTGGTGCCGAGGATGACGGCAGCTGAAAATATCGAGTTGCCCATGATGCTGGCCGGCCTGGATACACGGGAGCGAAAGAAGCGTATGGAGAGATCGGTGGAAGCTTTCGGGCTTGCCGATAGAGCCGGCCATAGGCCGGATCAGCTCTCCGGTGGCCAGCGACAGCGAGTGGCCATTGCCCGTGCCACTATCATGCAGCCGCATATCCTGCTGGCGGATGAGCCCACCGGTAATCTCGATCGAGTCTCCGGAGGGGAGGTGATCAATATCCTCGAAGAGCTGAACAGTCAGAATATCACACTCCTGATGGTCACCCATGATCCGGAACTGGGCCGACGGGCCAGAAGGCAAATTCATATGGTGGATGGTCAGATAGAGACCGACAACTCTTCTCCCACGGGTTAACCGAACGAGGTACGGTAAAGGGTGCACCTCTACGATATCATACGTTTTGCATTCCGGGCTGCTTCCGGGTATCCGACCAGAACCCTGCTTATGCTGCTGGCCATGGCTATTGGCGTCAGTTCGGTGGTAGTGCTCTCAACCCTGGGAGACGGGGCAAAGCAGTATGTGCTCGACCAGTTTTCTTCTCTGGGGACAAACCTGGTCATCGTACTGCCCGGCCGCTCCGAGACCGTTGGCGGGCCGCCTCCGCTGCTTGGGGTCACGCCACGCGATCTCACGGTGGATGATGCCATGGCGCTGACCCGTTCTGCCAATATCCGTTATGTGGCGCCGGTGGTTTTCGGTTCCGCGCCTGTCTCCTACAGCGGGCTTCAGCGTGATACCCCCATACTCGGCTCTACCTCTCAGCTCTTTTTTATCCGCCAGCTCGAGATGGGCCGTGGCCGTTTTTTGCCGGAGGCTGAGGCTAATCGTGCAGCACCTGTCTGTGTTCTCGGTGACAGCACCAAAAAAGAATTGTTCGGCAACAAACCTGCAGTGGGTGAACGTATTCGCATTGGTGATAATCGTTTCAGGGTTATCGGGGTATTGGCAGAACAGGGGGAATCGTTAGGTATTGATCTTGGCAATGTGGTGATGATCCCGGTTGCCTCGGCCCAGGCTCTCTTTGATACCACCTCTCTGTTTCGCATTATGGTGGAGGCAAATGACCGGGAAGCGATCGGCCGGGCCAGGGACACCATTGTCAGAATCATGAAAGAGCGTCACGATGGGGAGGATGATGTCACGGTCATCACCCAGGATGCGGTGCTGGCGACTTTTGATCGAATTTTTACGGCTCTTACCCTGACCGTCACCGGCATCGGGGCTATCTCAATTGCGGTGGCTGGTATTTTGATTATGAATGTGATGCTTATTGCCGTCAGCCAGCGGCGCTCCGAAGTTGGGCTCTTGAAAGCAATTGGCGCTCCGAACAGTGAGATCGTCATCCTCTTTCTGGCTGAGGCGGCAATACTCTCGTTTATCGGCGCTGTGGCCGGTTTGATTGTGGCCGCCGGTGCTGTCTGGCTGATTGAGTACATTCTGCCCCAGTTTCCTCTCTCCATCCCACCATGGTCTATCGCTGTAGCGGTTGCTGTGGCCTTTACCACCGGCCTTATATTCGGCGTGCTGCCGGCGTTGCGGGCGGCGCATCTCGACCCGGTGCTGGCGCTCTCAAGGAGGTGAGCATGCAACCGAGAGATATCCTCAAACTTTCTCTTACCTCATTGCTCGATCAGCGCCTGCGCAGCTTTCTCACTATTTTGGGCATAGCGGTGGGTATAGCCTCGGTAGTGCTGCTCACCTCCATCGGTGAAGGCATACATCGTTTCACTCTTGCCGAATTCACCCAATTCGGCACCAACCTGATCGGTATCAACCCCGGTAAGGCAACAACTCTCGGTACTTCCGGTGCTGTTATAAACAATGTTCGGCCGCTCAGCATGGAGGATGAAGAGGCGTTGGCAAGGATACCGGGAGTGGTTGATACAGTCTCTGTCGTCCAGGGGAACGGCGCGGTGAAATTTGGTAAACGCAGCCGTCGCACCACTATTTACGGGGTAGGCCCGGCAGCGACCAGGGTCTGGCAGTTACCAGTGGCACAGGGGCGATTTTTACCAGCCGATGATAATCGGGCTCCCCGCTCTTTTGTGGTGCTTGGGGCTAAAGTAAAACGAGAGATTTTTAAAGATACGAATCCATTGGGGCAGCTGATCAGAATAGCAGGCGAACGCTATCGGGTAATCGGGGTAATGGAGACCAAAGGCCAGATGCTTGGCTTCGATCTTGATGATGCGGTGTATATCCCAACCCAGCGGGCCATGTCGATGTTCAATCTGGAAAGCCTGGTCGAGATAGATCTGCTGTATAAGGCTGGTTTGCAATCGAGTACCATCGCTGAAAAGGCCAAAAAGGTTTTGATCAACCGCCACGGTACGGAAGATTTCACGATCACCACCCAGGAGCAGATGCTTGAAGTGCTTGGCTCTGTACTCGATATTCTCACTCTTGCTGTGGGCGGCCTCGGTGCAATCTCGCTCCTGGTGGGCGGGGTAGGGATAGTCACCATTATGACCATCGCAGTAAATGAACGTACCCCGGAAATAGGTTTGTTACGTGCCATCGGTGCCGAGCGTAAACAGATCCTGTTAATCTTTCTGGGAGAGGCGGTGGTATTGGCGGGGCTGGGGGGGCTGGCTGGCTTGATAATGGGAACCGGGATAGCCTGGCTTCTTGAGTTTTTCATACCGGCACTACCCACTCATACACCTTGGATTTATGCCGTTTATGCCGAACTCCTGGCAGCGGTAATTGGCTTGTTGGCAGGAATATTGCCTGCACGCAATGCTGCAGGGTTGAATCCCATTGAGGCCTTGAGGGCTGAGTGAAAAAAAAGCAAAAGAGCACGTTAGCCGATGAATTCAACCGGAAGCAGGATAACTCAGGATAATCCGGTAAAGCTCGCCACTCATGTATCACAGGCCGATTGATGTTTGTTGACGACAATATTCAATAGACACCATTCGGCCTGTTACCACGTTTTAACCAGTGCAGATATTTAAGCTGCTGCATAGAGCGTTTTTCCGTTCGTGTTACAGGGAACTTATCCGCGTCAGTATAGTTCGAATTTGATGAGTTCTTTGTGCTCATGAACTATTTCGCTGCTCTTGCCGCTGATGAAATAGGTAACGGTGGTGGTAATTTCGACCTGTTCCACATCAGTGTCAAAGTTCATAAGAAATTGCTCTCTGGCTTTTTGCATAGGCTGTAAGGTCAGATCGATTATATCTTTTATCTGCCACGCCCCGTAACGCATACGACTTTGCATATCGCGACCAATTTCAAAATAGGTTTTGCTGGCGGTGAAGAGTATTTCCTGGTCTGAAGATTGAGCTTGTGGGTTACGTGCGGTCACTTCCAGGACCACTTGGCCGGACCAGAGTCAGCCGTCCGGAACTCTGTGTCCTGTTTTGTTGTCTATAAAAACAGTGACCACGGCTGACGGGACCCAGAGCTTTTCGTCTTTAACACCTTCAAGTTTGCCAGGGAGATGCTGATATGGGGTTATCTCAACCTCCAGACCAATGCCCTGGCGAACTGTGTCAATATCGTGGCCTCCCGGAAAAAGATGGCCTTTCTCCAGGTGGCAGTCCTGACAGGTTTTACTGCCGCCGTTGGCGATATAACTGTTCTGGTAACTTCCAGAGAGTGTATTGCAGTTAATTGTTTCCCCATCTGATGCTTTATAGATCCCATGGCACTGCATACAGAATGCTGATTGCACCAGATCGTCAGATTTTAAGGTCTCGTGTGCACCGTCGGTTTCATCGCCTCTCGGACCATAGATCATGCCTTGCTCTGCCGGGCCGTTATACCCGCGTGCCACTTCAGTTGCTTTGATATTATGGCAGGCCAGGCAACCGACATTGAGTCGGGCGAGTTGCTCTTTGGCGGCTTTGCTGGCGGCGCTGTCTTTTTCCTTGAAGGCGGTGACAATCATCTCACCTATCTCAATTGCCAGCTTCTCGCTGGCAAAGTTGATGACTGGGGCGTGGCAGTCCAGACATTTGAGTAACTGTCCTTTGGTGAGTGGGGTCTCCCACTCTTTCTTGAGGCCGATCTCAATAAAATTGTGGATTCCCCCCAGTGAGGAAACAACAGATTTGGCATGCCACGAATCACTCCATTGGGCATGGACTTCCTCGTGACATTCCATGCAGCTACTTTCATCAAACATTTCCAGCAACTCGTCAATTGTATCTGCCTCTTTGGGGCTGGCCTGAGCTCCTGCTCCAATTAGGAGCAGGAGGATAAATATAGTCAGACTCGTCAGTTTGTGTGCGGTTCCCATGACTCCTCCTTATTGGTTAGAGTGGCAAATAAAAATATCGCAGGGGAAATCGTTCAATCTCCCGATTTATAAGGGGAGAAAATAACAGAAAGAGAGCAGTAGCCTTACTTGGTTGTAGCAGTTAACGAGTCTGTGTATTCGAAAGTATGTGTTATATCAAGTTGTTGCCAGGGTAATTCCAAAAAGGGGGAATGCGTCTGCTGTTTCGGTTTTTCTTACATCTACTTAAATTATACTACGCTCTTAGAGCGAGAATTAGAAGGGAGAGCTGGGAAGGGCAGGCATATGTGCTTGTCTATGGGACTCTCGGCTCCGAGTTGCCATGTTGCTGTCTGCTCATATTCAGAAGTGAAAAAAGCGGAAGTTCCACTTTGTTGTCACTCCATTCCAGAACTGTCCCTGGGTTATGGAATGTTTACCACTGAACTGGAAGGTAATAGAAGAAACATTTTGGGTAAAGTTGAAGCAAAAACGTTCTTATGGGAAGTTGTCATTCGCTCCTCCATAAAGAAAGTTTTGATCAGTTCATTATTGAAACACCGTTGATTTAAATAGTTCCGGCGCAGTGATTTTCGTGGCCGTTCTGATCATCATCGCCTTTTGTGGTGAAATTTCTTTTCGTCAGCTGCACCCCGGAGAAGGGAGGGTGGGCCGGGTCAATACCACTGTCCAGCACTGCCACCCCGATACCTTTGCCGGTGCAGGGTGTCTCAAAAGCTCCCACGGCACCGAGTCCCAAGGGGATGCTGCTGCTTTCAGTTTCTCAAGAAGACCTGATCCTGACCAAGGCGATCATTTTTATTGGCATGGGCATAGTCAACGCACGGGTTCTGGGATCTCACCGTATGTCATTACGCTCTTTCAGGGAGGGTTCTGGCTGAAGATGTTCGATGTCATCGGCGGTTCGGCAGATACCCCAATTGTTGCTGCCCAACGGCCCAGATGTTCCAGAGTCGGTCCAATGATCTTGCTTGTACGAAGAATGACTGAGATGGTCAGATTTTTTCATATGTACTGCCAATGTGTTGTGCGGTATCAGGGCTGCGGGTCCATTCCTGGTGAGGCGTGCTTTGAGAGCACGTTGATGTTTGAAGATGATAAATTGCTGTAGTGTCAGTGTTATGGTGGCAAATCAAGGAGGAGGGATTCGGTAATTGCTACTTCTTCCTCGGCTCACGAAAAGTACTACAGATGGGAAAAAGCTTTTGCATTACATTAAATAATTTTTTAATGTAATGCTTCACTGTAGTTATAACTTACAAATTGTGGGGAATTGTTTGTCATGACAACCTATCCTGGGAAAAAATTCTCATGCTGTCGGTTACGGGTTTGCCTTACTGCAGCAATCCTTCTGGTTGCCTTATTTACCTCAGGCTGTGCTTTGAATGCAGGTCGGGAGCAGGATCTACTTGTACCGATTGACCAGAGCACATTTCTCGACCCCAGAAGCGGTAAGCACTGGATGTTGGAACGTTCAGGCAGGCTTAATAATCCTCATGAAGTACAGCAATATATTCAGGAATTCAGGTCTGGTGCAGGCGAAAGCTGGCGGCTGCCAACTCAACAGGAGTTGTATGATCTCTTCGCCCGGTTCGATTTGAAGGAAAATGGAACTGTCCAGATCAAACTTGAAGGTAATTACTGGCTTACAGACGAAACAGGTAATGTCCATGCTGGAACCTGGGAAATTGGTGATCAATGCGGTCCATCCCGTTCTTTCTTTACTCGAAAAGCGGGTTATGTCAGGGCGGTTCGCCCTTGAATATAAGTAATAATATTGGTGAGTATTATGATGAAGAAGATGTTGTGTGCATGTACCCTTGGTTTGATGATTGCCACTTCTGCCACTGCGGTTTTTGCGTCTGAACAACCAACCCCTGCAGAATTGATCAAGAGTCGGATAGCCGAGGCAAAATCACAGATTAAATCTGTAGACAGTGCAACGCTGAAGACCTGGATCGATACAGGTGAAAAAGAATTTGTTCTTC of the Desulfosediminicola ganghwensis genome contains:
- the gltS gene encoding sodium/glutamate symporter yields the protein MPTYEIAGRQILILAILVLYVGTFLTKHFPFLRRNNIPESVTGGIICSVIITILALYEVVELDFNLDLRNLLLLIFFSTIGLNAKLKFLLRGGLALLILTISCGIFLVFQNGIGVVVAKSLGYNPVFGLFGGSIALAGGHGTAVAWGDIMASTGVRGVSEFGIACATFGLILGGLFGGPLAGLLILRHNLQPSQADLEEAAAIQTDETGKPHHRVTIDDIIFTIFCLALCLGVGDAVNRYLFEYNIRLPGFLTAMMVGVLLTNLADTTKIDLNHEGIDLIGGVCLQLFLAMSLMSMDLLSLADSFILLFTTMIFQAMFAMLFGFFIVFRMMGSDYDAAMIVGGFFGMGLGATPVAIANMDAVAKKHGPSVRALLIVPLVGAFFIDIVNAFTIQAFLRLPVFF
- a CDS encoding efflux RND transporter periplasmic adaptor subunit — protein: MRTRIKWLILLVLLTLVAGGIWYKTRPKPIEILVAPVERGLVAKTVANTRAGTVKACRRAKLSPSIGGQIALLPIREGDQVKAGELLLEIWNEDLKAQLALAGREVEVAQANANATCFSAGEARRQANREEQLFSRKVGSEEEADRAVTLAKSLEAQCNAAKATVLRSKASVEVARVNLSRTRLIAPFGGVVAQIEGELNEYVTPSPVGVQTPPAVDLIENDCYFVSAPIDEVDAAGVRVGMEVRIGLDAFRGRSFAGKVRRISPYVLDLEKQARTVEIEAAFLKESDFDDLLAGYSADVEIILAISDNTLKIPTEAVIETNGDRKVFVYQPAGDIVNERVVTTGLANWAQTEVTSGLGEDEFIVVNIDKPGLQDGVSVTVVKK
- a CDS encoding ABC transporter ATP-binding protein; protein product: MIQLENISKVFTVGDEKVHALRNVDLTIETGEYVAIMGPSGSGKSTMLNMIGLLDRPDSGVYSLEGQDMTALDDSRQAELRRHKIGFIFQFFHLVPRMTAAENIELPMMLAGLDTRERKKRMERSVEAFGLADRAGHRPDQLSGGQRQRVAIARATIMQPHILLADEPTGNLDRVSGGEVINILEELNSQNITLLMVTHDPELGRRARRQIHMVDGQIETDNSSPTG
- a CDS encoding NAD(P)/FAD-dependent oxidoreductase gives rise to the protein MEYDVIIVGAGLAGLACARAVHRRKKSFILLEAEEQPGGRVRTDREQGFLLDRGFQVLQTAYPEAQKTLDYQRLDLRSYPSGIVIRANDRFHTIADPRRHPSQLLATATSPIGSVRDRYLVLKLAIAVRGVTLPDIFQEEEQPTIDFLEQWGFSHQFIQQFFQPFFAGACLDPEIRASSRVLKYIMRMFAAGDVAVPAKGMGQIAAQLAAELPQENIRYVSRVTSITNGSVTLQYGTTLHARMIVLATPLPMVKELLKTVSEPAEPAPQARSPLGETCLYFNAGEWRPPSKIPFLILNGEGQGPVNNLAFPSLIAPDYAPNNETLVAVVSLRNETSPELENQIREQLASWFGTEVNHWQLLRTMHIPYGLPNQEPPTANPYQLPLSYDTRIRICGEYRSLPSIQWALLSGRKTGEIICDEL
- a CDS encoding ADP-ribosylglycohydrolase family protein; translation: MKRQLSFHDRLDGAIYGMFIGDALAMPVHWYYDTEALCRDYGQVHDYLAPKNPHPDSILWRSSYTPPNSKADILHDQAQYWGRRGIHYHQFLDAGENTLNLKLAHELFDFLQQEPEYSAEKWLNRLIDFLITPGTHNDTYVEEYLRHFFINYGHGVHPLACGRTDEHHIGGLSQMLPVLLHYADEPERACPAALDHLKLTHRGSIMETGAEITANILISTLKGEPLPEAIHRSCSKSASGIARHNYKHLLDFPDDTVIRRHFSSACYMDQSLPATIYLALKYSEDPEQGLIANTMAGGDNVGRGTVLGAFLGAAKGMEGFPERWISGLKTKPTLSHH
- a CDS encoding M20 family metallopeptidase, producing MKTLPENQIHLELIELTKKLIRIPSTSSRRDDIHQCADFISQWLKANNIDFDRHSINDVPSISVLPQPGNAPLLVMSHFDVVEVKNTELFEPWIENGCLFGRGSIDDKYAVALSLILFREHLNVIKSGGGNQQDMQFGLLLSGDEETGGANGVGALIDSISTDFCIAIDGGGPELIVDKEKGILQLKITATGKASHGARPWLGENAFDNLVQDYRELQTIFFEQAKDEPSDHWYKTMVLSNLTVGNGSINVVPDRAEALLDIRYTEHDDPDAILASIERSIKSKVEILAKEPVFATGPSSNIDLLVRNFDNAIVGFEHGASDARYLSQRGIPGVIVGAEGNTSQHTENEHIVLSSLYQLYDRLDTFFHEFDKEVK